GGTGAGCAGTCTGATGAATATGCCTGTTCAGCCTAACAAGGCTATTGTGGGCCGTAATGCTTTTGCTCACTCTTCTGGTATCCATCAGGATGGTGTGTTGAAGAATGTTCAGACTTATGAGATTATTGATCCTAAGGATGTGGGATTGGATGATAATGCTATCGTATTGACAGCTCGCTCTGGTCGTGCGGCATTGAAGTATCGTCTCCATGTAAATGGTGTCAATGTGGACGATGAAGAGAAACTCGATAAGATTTACAAGAAGTTCCTCCAGTTGGCTGATAAGAAGAAAGAGGTTACTGACGAGGATGTGTTGATGCTCGCTGGTGCTGATTCTGCTGACAAGCATGGTGTTCAGCTCGACTGGTTGCAGGTTACTACCGGTAAGGGTGTCAAGAGTGTGGCAAGTATTGGTCTCAATATCGCTGGGCAGAAGTTCGAGGCTGCATCTTCTGGTAATGGTCCTGTGGATGCTGCTATCCGTGCTCTCAAGAAGGTGATTACCAAGGAAATGAACCTCAAAGAGTTCACTATTCAGGCTATTGACAAGGGCTCTGATGATGTGGGTAAGGTTCATATGCAGGTAGAATACGATGGTCATGTTTACTATGGCTTCGGTGCTGATACCGATATTGTGACAGCTTCTGTAGAGGCTTATATTGATTGTATTAACAAGTTCAAGGTGAGATAGTTATTCAGTTTATATATATATCTTGACTTGTCATTAAACTTAAACTATAAATATTAAACATTAGCATAATGAATACATTATTCGACAAGATTTGGGACAAGCATGTTGTCCAGATTGTACCAGACGGTCCTACACAGCTTTACATCGACCGTCTTTACTGTCACGAAGTTACATCACCTCAGGCTTTTGCTGGTATGCGAGCACGCGGACTCAAGATGTTCCGCCCAGACCAGATTTTCTGTATGCCTGACCACAATACTCCTACTCACGATCAGGATAAACCAATCGAGGATCCTATCTCAAAGAAACAGGTAGATACCTTGGCAAAGAACACCGCTGATTTTGGCGTAACTCACTTTGCCATGAACACCAAGGATAATGGTATCATTCACGTGGTTGGTCCTGAGAAGGGTCTTTCTCTTCCTGGTATGACTATCGTTTGTGGTGACTCTCATACTTCTACTCATGGTGCGATGGGTGCCGTTGCTTTCGGTATCGGTACTTCTGAGGTGGAGATGGTAATGGCTTCACAATGTATTCTCCAGAGCAAACCAAAGTCTATGCGTATCAGCATCAATGGTAAACTCGGCAAGGGTGTTACTGCTAAGGATGTGGCACTCTATCTGATGAGCCAGCTCACTACTTCTGGTGCTACCGGTTACTTCGTCGAGTATAGTGGCGATGTTGTGAAGGATATGTCTATGGAAGGTCGTTTGACTCTCTGTAACCTCTCAATCGAGATGGGTGCCCGTGGTGGTTTTGTAGCTCCTGATGAGACAACTTTCGAGTACATCAAGGGTCGCGAATATGCTCCTAAGGGTGAAGACTGGGATAAAGCTGTAGCTTATTGGAAAACCTTGCAGAGTGGCGATGACGCTGTATTCGATAAGGAATTGACTTTCGATGCTAAGGATATCGAACCTCGTATTACATATGGTACCAATCCTGGTATGGGTATCGGTATCACAGAGAATATTCCAACTCTTGACCAGATTCCTGAGGAAGAACAGGCTGGCTTCAAGAAGAGCCTTAACTACATGGGCTTCCAGCCTGGTGAGAAACTCGAAGGCCATCCTATTGATTATGTATTCTTGGGCGCTTGTACCAATGGTCGTATTGAGGACTTCCGTGCCTTTGCTTCTTTGGTTAAAGGTAAGAAGAAGGCTGAGGGCGTAACTGCTTGGCTTGTACCTGGTTCATGGTTGGTTGATAAACAAATTCGTGAAGAAGGAATCGATAAGATTGTAGAGGCTGCTGGTTTCGAAATCCGTCAGCCAGGATGCTCTGCTTGTCTCGCTATGAACGATGATAAGATTCCTGCAGGTAAGTATTCTGTAAGTACATCAAACCGTAATTTTGAGGGTCGCCAGGGACCAGGTTCCCGTACAATCCTTGCCAGTCCTTATGTGGCAGCAGCTGCTGCTATCACTGGTAAGATTACCGATCCAAGAGAGTTCATGAAATAGTGTTTGATTATCAAGCAAACACTTAGCTTTAAAAATTAAACTTTTAAATAACGATGAAACAGAAATTCAATGTAATTACATCAAGCTGCATTCCTCTTCCTTTGGAGAATGTTGATACAGACCAGATAATTCCTGCCCGTTTCCTCAAAGCTATTGACAAGGAAGGTATGGGCGACAACCTTTTCCGTGATTGGCGTTATAATGCTGACGGTACTCCTAAGCCTGATTTCGTGATGAACGACCCTTCTTACAGTGGTGTCATCCTCGTAGCAGGTAAGAACTTCGGTTCTGGTTCTTCTCGTGAGCATGCTGCTTGGGCCATTGCTGGCGCTGGCTTCCGTGTTGTCATCAGCTCTTTCTTCGCTGATATTCACAAGAACAACGAGTTGAACAACCTTGTTTTGCCTGTTGTCGTAAGTGAGGAATTCCTGAAAGAACTTTTCGAGAGCATCGATAAGGATCATAAGACAGAGGTAAAGGTGGATCTTCCTAATCAGACCGTTACTAATCTTGCTACTGGCAAGAGCGAGCATTTCGAGATCAATGGCTACAAGAAGCACTGTCTCGAGAATGGTTTGGATGATGTGGATTTCCTTGTGCAGAACCGTGACAAGGTAGAGGCTTGGGAAGCTAAAAACAAGTAATTATGGATGTTAACGCAAAGAGAGATAATTCTCGTATCAAGGAGATAGAAATCATGGACTGTACGCTGCGTGATGGCGAACAGACCAATGGTGTCAGTTTCCTTCCTCACGAGAAGTTGATGATAGCAAGAATGCTGTTGCACGATATCAATGTGGATCGCATTGAGGTGGCTTCAGCTCGTGTTTCGGAAGGCGAAAAGGATGCTGTCGCTCGTATTTGCCGTTATGCTAAGACCATAGGTAAACTGGATTCCGTTGAGGTACTTGGATTCGTGGATAACAATAAGAGTGTAGATTGGATTGCTGAATGTGGCGGTCATGTTATCAACCTCTTGGCAAAGGGCAGTTACAAGCACTGCACCCAGCAGCTCAAGATGTCTCCTGAGGAGCATCTTGCGCATATCAAGCAGACCATTGATTATGCCTTGAGCAAGAATTTCACTGTAAATCTCTACTTGGAGGATTGGTCGAGCGGAATGCGCGATAGTCGTGACTATCTCTTCATGATGATGGACGAACTGGTCAAGCTGCCTATCAAGCGTTTCCTTCTTCCTGATACTTTAGGAATTCTGAACCCATTGCAGTGTGTGGAGTATATGCGCCTGATGGTGCGCCGCTATCCGAATACTCACTTCGATTTCCATGCTCATAATGATTATGACTTGGCGGTGAGCAATTCTTTGGCTGCAGTACTGAGTGGGGCTAAGGGACTTCACGTTACCGTAAATGGTCTGGGTGAACGTTGTGGCAATGCGCCTTTAGCGAGCGTGCAGGTGATTCTGAAGGATATGTTTGAGGCTAAAACCAATATCAAGGAAGATCGTCTGAATGAAATCTCCCGTCTGGTAGAGGGGTATAGTGGTATTGCTGTGGCTCCGAATACTCCTGTCGTGGGTGATAATGTCTTCACCCAGGTGGCTGGTGTTCATGCTGATGGCGATAACAAGGACAAACTTTATTGCAATGATCTGGTGCCGGAACGATTCGGCAGACATCGTGAATATGCACTTGGCAAGAACTCCGGTAAGGCTAATATTGTTCAGAATCTTAATGAACTGGGTTTGGAGTTGACGCCGGAGCAGACCAAGGCGGTGACGAAACGTATTACCGAACTGGGTGATCGCAAACAGTTGGTAACTCAGGATGATCTGCCTTATATCGTGAGCGATGTGCTGAAACATTCCGCTCCAGAAGATAAGGTAAAGCTGGTAAGCTACATGGTGTCAACTTCTTATGGTTTGAAGCCTATTGCAAGTGTAAAAGTTGAAATCGATGGCAAGGAATATGAAGATCAGAGTACTGGTGATGGCCAGTATGATGCTTTCGTGAAAGCTTTACGTAATATATATAAGGTAAAGCTTGGCAAAACCTTCCCATTGCTTGACAACTATCAGGTAAGTATTCCTCCTGGCGGTCGTACAGATGCACTTGTTCAGACTGTCATCACTTGGCGTGAAGGTAATCGTATCTGGAGAACCCGTGGTTTGGATGCCGACCAGACTGAGGCTGCTATCAAGGCAACGCTGAAGATGATTAATATGTATGAGGCAGATAAGAATGACGAACAGCAAGTATCGCCTCGAAATTTAGATATGGAATAAAAACGATTAAAAAATAAATAAAATGAAATTAAACATTGCAGTTCTCGCCGGTGATGGTATCGGACCAGAGATTATGAAGCAGGGCGTTGCTGTTATGCAGGCCATTGCAGAGAAATTCAATCACGAGTTTACTTACAACGAGGCTATCTGCGGCGCTCATGCTATCGATGAGGTAGGTGATCCATTCCCAGAGGAGACCTTCAAGACTTGTATGGATGCTGATGCTGTACTTTTCGCAGCTGTTGGTGACCCACGTTTCGACAACAATCCTACTGCCAAGGTTCGTCCTGAGCAGGGTTTGCTCGCTATGCGTAAGAAGTTGGGGCTTTTTGCTAATGTACGTCCTGTTGCAACATTTGATTGCTTGCTCCATAAGTCTCCTTTGAAAGATGAACTCTTGAAGGGTGCTGACTTTGTTGTCATTCGTGAGTTGACCGGTGGTATGTACTTCGGTGAGAAGTATCAGGATAACGACAAGGCTTATGATACAGATATCTACACACGTCCTGAGATTGAGCGCATCTTGAAGGTTGCTTTCGAGTTTGCCATGAAGCGCAATAAGCACTTGACTGTTGTTGATAAGGCAAACGTTTTGGCTTCTTCTCGTCTCTGGCGTCAGATTGCTAAGGAAATGGAACCTCAGTATCCAGAGGTTAATACCGACTATATGTTTATTGACAATGCTTCTATGCGTGTGTTGACAGAACCTACTTTCTTCGATGTCATCGTAACAGAGAATACCTTCGGTGACATCCTGACTGATGAGACCTCATGCATTACAGGTTCTATGGGTTTGCAGCCATCCAGCTCTTTGGGTGAGCATACTCCATTGTTTGAGCCTGTTCATGGTTCATGGCCACAGGCAGCTGGCAAGGATCTTGCCAACCCTGTAGCTCAGATTCTTTCTGCAGCCATGTTGCTTGAGCACTTTGGTCTGAACGAGGAAGGTGCTTTGATTCGCAAGGCTGTTGATGCATCTCTTGATGCCAATGTCCGTACACCTGAAATTCAGGTTGAGGGCGGTGCACAGTACGGTACCACTCAGGTTGGTGAGTGGATCGTAAACTGGATCAAGAATGCGTAATCTACAGATGCTATATTTATATATGATTATACTATTTTCATGGGGAATGTTTCTTACATTCCCCATTTTTATTGCTTGTTTCTTTGGCTCAAAATATCAAAAGTTTCTTAAATAAAGAAAATATCTCTCATTTTTAATATTATTTAGATTGCTATATTCGTCTATCTGAGGCTAAATGATTACTTTTGCGAATGTTTTAATAATTGCTCCTTATCTTAGAGTGATTAAATACGATTTTAATTTAGAGTTTAAACGTAAAAGTATATAGATTATGGCAGAAGCTATAGATATCCGCGAATTGAATATCCGGATTGAACAACAAAGTCATTTCGTTACCAATCTGGTAACTGGCATGAATAAAGTCATTGTAGGACAGAAGCACCTTGTTGACTGTCTTTTGATAGGCTTACTTTCAGATGGTCACATTCTCCTGGAAGGTGTGCCGGGATTGGCTAAGACCCTTGCAATTAAAACACTATCTCAATTGATAAGTGCCGATTATAGCCGCATACAGTTTACTCCAGATTTGTTGCCAGCCGATGTGATCGGTACACAGATCTATTCCCAGAAGGATGAGTCTTTTCATGTAAAGAAAGGCCCAGTCTTTGCAAACTTTGTGTTGGCTGATGAAATCAACCGTGCACCTGCTAAAGTACAGAGTGCTTTGCTGGAAGCTATGCAGGAACATCAGGTTACCATTGGCGAACAGACTTTCAAGTTGCCTAATCCTTTCCTTGTTATGGCTACTCAGAATCCTATAGAACAGGAAGGTACTTATCAGCTGCCTGAAGCGCAGGTTGACCGTTTCCTCCTAAAGGTTGTCATTGATTATCCGTCATTGGAAGAGGAAAAACTTATCATCCGTGAAAATATTCAGGGCAGTATGCCTACCGTGACTGCTGTTACTTCTGCTGATGAAATTCTCAAGGCTCGTAGCATTGTCAATGAGGTATATATTGATGAAAAGATTGAGCAGTATATTGCTGACATCGTTTTTGCTACCCGTTATCCTGACCGTTATGGACTGGCAGATTTGAAGGATATGGTTACCTTTGGTGGCAGTCCTCGTGCAAGTATCTCTTTGGCTAAGGCAGCACGAGCATACGCTTTCATCAAGCACCGCGGTTATGTGGTTCCTGAGGACGTGAGAGCTGTTGCTCATGATGTTTTGAGACATCGTATAGGTCTTTCTTATGAGGCTGAGGCAAGTGATGTAACCAGTGAAGAAATTGTAAGCAGAATTATCAACAAGGTGGAGGTTCCTTGATGGATACACAAGATCTTTTAAAGAAAGTTCGTAAGATAGAAATCAAAACCCGCGGATTGAGCCAGAATGTTTTCGCAGGTCAATATCACTCTGCTTTCAAGGGCAGGGGGATGGCTTTTGCGGAAGTAAGGGAGTATCAGTTCGGTGACGATGTGCGTGATATCGATTGGAATGTTACTGCTCGTTTTCATCGCCCGTTCGTCAAGGTTTTTGAAGAGGAACGCGAACTTACGGTCATGCTGTTGGTCGATGTGAGTGGTTCGCTGGATTTTGGTACAACCTGCCAGATGAAACGTGACTTGGCTGCAGAGATAGCTGCCACATTAGCCTTCAGTGCTATTCAGAATAATGATAAGATAGGTGTTATCTTTTTCTCGGACAGAATTGAAAAGTATATTCCTCCGAAGAAGGGAAGAAAACATATTCTTTATATCATTAGGGAAATGTTGGATTTCCATCCCGACAGCCAGCGTACTGATATCGGTGTCGCCTTGGAATATTTCACTCGTGTCATGAAGAGACATTGCACTGCGTTCCTGATTTCGGATTTCTATGATGAAAAAGATTATCAGCACAAACTGCAGATTGCCAATCAGAAACATGATGTAGTGGCCATCCAGGTTTATGATCTGAGGGCAAAGACTTTGCCGGATATCGGCTTGTTGAAGGTTAGGGATGCTGAGACTGGACATGAAATGTATATTGATACCAGTAGCAAGAAAATGAGGTTGGCTCATACTCGCAATTGGATGTATCGGGAAGAAAAACTTCGTGATACATTTGCCAAAAGTAAAGTGGACTGGACTTCCATTGCTACAAATGAAGATTTCTCTAAAGCGCTTCTCATGCTTTTCAAGCAGAGAGGATGAAGTGATTACGATGACTGAAGTATATAAATACTTAGCGAATCATATAATATTAGGTTAATGATTAAAGTTAAAAGTTTTATATTGGCAATCGCCTTGATTTGCAGTGCCTTTTCTGCTTCTGCACAAAGTGTTGAACAGAAGTTGGATTCTCTGCAACTTCTCATTGGTGAGCAGACTACTTTACATCTTACAGTGACTGCCAACCGTGGTCAGAAGATTGTAATGCCTTCTTTCAAACCTTCCCAACAGTTGATACCAGGCGTAGAGGTTGTTGGACAGAGTGAAGAAAATACTTCTGAGATTGATGGTAACCGGATACAGGTGAGTCGCAACTATACGCTTACTTCTTTTGATGAGAATGTGTATGCGATTCCTGCACTCAATGTAAAGGTAAACGGCAAGGACTTTCATGGTAATCCCTTAGCATTGAAGGTTCTTACGGTTCCTGTAGATACAGTTCATCCTAACCAGTTCTATCCTCCTAAGGACGTTCAGGACAATCCTTTCCTCTGGAGTGAATGGAGTGGAATCTTTTGGTTGAGCGTATTGATGTTATTGCTCTGTGGTGCAATGTGCTATCTCTTGCAGAGGTTAAAGCAGAATAAACCAATTCTCAAAAGTTTCCGTATAGTAAAACGAGTTCCTGCTCATGAAAAGGCTCTTAACGAAATCAACGCTATCAAGCATCAGCGCTCTGAGAATCAGGAGAATCTGAAAGAGTATTATACCCGTCTTACCAATACTTTGCGTGAATATATCAATGGTCGCTTCGGATTTAACGCTATGGAGATGACCAGTAGCGAAATTATCGAATGTCTCCAGTCTGCTGGTGATCAGAAGATGATTGATGAATTGAGACAACTCTTCAGAACTGCCGATCTGGTAAAGTTTGCCAAGTATGAGACGCTCATCAATGAAAACGATTCTAATCTCGTTAATGCCATCAACTTTATCGACCAGACAAAGACCGACGAAAAGCCTGTAGAGGAGAAAATTGTTCCAACATTGAGTGAGAATGATAAGAAGTCTCAGAGTCAGCGCAAGGTCATCAAGTTGCTCTTATGGGCAGGCTCTTTGGCGATTGTTGCTATTTTGGTTTATATCGTCTATACAGTGGTTTCACTTGTTTAACAGTGGTTGTTGGACGATAGTTATTAATAAAACGAAAAAATGGAATTTGCAAGTAAAGGATACTTTCTGTTACTCCTGTTATTGATACCTTATATATTATGGTATTTCCTATACAGGAGAAAGAACGAGCCAACGATGCGTATGAGTGATACCAAGCAGTATCTTTATGCGCCTAAGAGTCTGCGTGTTCGTCTGATTCATCTTCCGATGTTTCTGCGCTGCGTCTCTTTTGTACTGATTGTTTGTGCAATGGCTCGTCCTCAAACCCATAATTCCTGGGACAACAAGACGGTGGAAGGTATAAATATCATGCTGGCGATGGACGTATCTACATCCATGCTTGCTGAAGACTTGAAACCTAACCGTATGGAAGCTGCCAAGGATGTTGCTCATGAATTTATCTCTGGCCGTCCTAATGACAATATCGGTTTGACGATTTTTGCCGGTGAGGCTTTTACTCAGTGTCCGATGACCACAGACCATTCGAGCCTCTTACGCCTGTTGCAAGATACTCGTACGGATATAGCTGCACGAGGTCTTATCCAGGATGGAACCGCTGTGGGAATGGGCTTGGCTAATGCAGTGAGTCGTCTGAAAGATTCGAAATCAAAGAGTAAGGTTGTCATTCTTCTGACTGATGGTAGTAATAATATGGGTGATATTTCTCCTATGACAGCTGCAGAAATTGCCAGAAGTTTGGGTATCAGAGTTTATACCATTGGTGTCGGTACTAATAAGGTTGCTCCATATCCAGTACCAGTAGCAGGTGGAATTCAATATGTGAACATTCCTGTAGAAATAGACACGAAGACTTTGAAGGATATTGCCCAGACTACCGATGGTAATTTCTATCGAGCTACCAATAACAAGGAGTTGAAGCAAATCTATCAGGATATTGATAAACTGGAGAAAACGAAGATGAACGTCAAGCATTTCGCCAAGAGATATGAGGCTTATCAGCCTTTCATTATTGCAGCGTTCTTGATCTTGCTCATGGAAATTCTTCTTAGAATCACCTGGTTGAGAAAAATTCCTTAAAAAAAAGAGGTCGAACTTCCATTTTATACATGAAGTCGATTCTTGTAGATTTAAATAGATTAGAAAATGTTACGTTTTGAAGATCCTATATTCCTCTGGTTGCTATGCATCCTTCCTGTTTTGATTTTTATCAGACTGATAGGATGGAGGAGGAGACATGCAAAGTTGAAGAAGCTGGGTGATCCTGAGCTTCTCAAACAACTGATGCCCGGTATTTCAAAATACCGTCCTACCGTGAAATTCTGTCTGATGTTATCAGCATTGGCGCTTCTGATTGTCATGTTGGCTCGTCCGCAGATGGGTAGCAAGATTTCGCATGATAAGCGCCAGGGTATTGAAACTATCATTTGTTTGGATATCTCCAACTCTATGTTGGCAGAGGATGTCGTTCCTTCCCGTCTTGACAAGAGTAAGATGCTGGTAGAAAATCTGGTTGATAATTTTACCAATGACAAGATTGGACTGATTGTTTTTGCTGGCGATGCGTTTGTACAGTTGCCTATTACCAGCGATTACGTTTCTGCCAAGATGTTCTTGCAGAATATTACCCCTGGTCTGATTCAGACACAAGGCACCAATATAGCTGATGCCGTTGATTTGGCTTCTAAAAGTTTTACCCAACAGAACAATGTTGGACGTGCTATCGTTGTGATTACTGATGGTGAAAACCATGAACCAGGTGCAACGGAGGCTGCTGCCGCTGCCAAGAAAAAAGGTATTAATGTATTTATCCTTGGTATTGGTAATACGAAAGGTGCGCCTATCCCTATGGGTGATGGCGGTTATCTGAAAGATCATTCCGGTAATACGGTTATGACTGCCCTGAATGAAAACATGTGCAAGGAATTGGCTCAGGCTGGTAGCGGACAGTATATTCATGTTGATAATACCAGCGATGCAGAGAAAACACTGAATGATGATCTGGCAAAATTGCAAAAGGGAGATACTTCTTCTGTGATATACAGTGAGTATGACGAACAGTTTCAGGCTGTTGGTATTTTAGTGATATTGCTCTTAATCATAGAAATCTGTATTTTGGAAGTGAAAAATCCTCTGTTGAGAAATGTCATGTTCTTTGGAAAGGCCTTTTCTATGGGAAAGGCTGCCAAATCATCGCAATTGGGTAAAACCAGTATCCTGCTTTTACTCTTATTGGTAAATAGTGCACTGGTATTTGCACAAAATGACAGAACCTTTATACGACAGGGTAATAAGTTATACCGTACTCAGAAATGGGCTCAGGCAGAAACCCAATATCGAAAAGCGATATCTAAAAATGCGAAGAATACCCAGGCATTGTATAATTTAGGTTGTGCCTTGATGATGCAGCAGAAGGATTCCATGGCGATGGTACAGTACCAGCATGCAGCACAGGAAGAAACCAATGTGCTGAGACGTTCCAAGAGTTATCACAACATGGGTGTTATCATGCAAAACCATCGTGAATATGCCAAGGCTATTGAATGTTATAAAATGGCTCTGAGATGTAATCCTCAGGATAATGAAACAAGATATAATCTGGCTTTGTGTAAGAAACTTCTGAAGAATCAACCTCAAAAGAATAATAAAGATAATAAGAATAATAAGAATAAGAACAAGAACAACAAAAATAAAAACAAAGACCAGAATAATAAGGACAAGAATAACGAACAAGATAAAAACAATAAGAAAAATAACGACAAGGATAAGAATAAACAGAACCAGAACGAAGAGCGTAATCAGGACAAGATGAGCAAAGACAACGCTGAGCAACTTCTGAATGCAGCTATTCAACAAGAGAAGGCAACAAAACAGAAAATGCAGAAAGCATTGTCACAGCCTAAGAGCCGCTCTTATGAGAAAAACTGGTAATAGGAATCTTATCACAGACTCTTTTTTTCAAAAAGTAAAATTATGATGTGTATAATGAAACATATTGGACGTTATGCGATATTGGTGGTGATTGCTATTTGCTGTGCTCTGAGTTCCAGAGCTCAGCATATTGTTGTATCTGCTCCATCTCATGTGTCGGCGGGTGAGAACTTCCGTCTGGCTTACACTATTAATACGCGTGATGTGGAGGAATTCCGCATGGGCGGAGTACCAGAAGGATTGGAAGTGATAGCCGGTCCTTATACTTCCCAGCAGTCCAGCTATCAGATGATTAACGGACATACCAGTTCTTCTTCTTCCGTTACTATTACTTATACTTTGTATGCTGCAAAGAATGGTTCTTATACGATAGGATCTTCTCATGCTGTAGTAAATGGTAAGAGAATTGCTTCTCGTGCTGTTAAGGTGAGTGTTTCTGGTCATGCCAGAAATTCCAATGGTGCTCCGAATATGCACGGAAGTTCCAATATGGATGATGAACCTCGTATGCGACAGGCTGGTTCTTCTATTTCTGGTAGAGATCTTTTCATCAAGGTTTCTGCCAATAAGAAAACGGTTCATGAACAGGAACCTGTCTTGTTGACCTATAAGGTATATACACAGGTTGATTTGTCTCAGTTGGAAGGTAAAATGCCAGATCTGAAGGGTTTCCATACTCAGGAGGTTGCTTTGCCTCAGCAGAAGGCTTTTCATAGTGAAATGGTCAATGGTCGTCAATATAAGTGTGTGACCTGGAGCCAGTATGTCATGTATCCGCAGATGACTGGTAAACTTGAAATTCCGTCTATTACTTTTAAGGGTCTTGTCGTTCAGCAGAATCGTAATGTGGATCCGATGGAAGCCTTCTTTAATGGTGGTTCCGGTTACGTTGAGGTACACAAGGATATCAAGGCGCCAGGCATGACTATCAATGTTTTGCCTTTGCCATCACGTCCTGCTAATTTCTCAGGAGGTGTAGGTAAGTTTAATATTTCTGCAAGTATTGACAAGAAAGAAGTAAAAGCTGGTGATCCTGTTACGATTCGTGTGGTTGTGGGTGGAGTAGGAAACCTCAAACTTCTCAAACAACCTGTCGTTACTTTGCCGAAAGATTTTGATAAATATGATGCTAAGATAACCGACAAGACTCGCCTGACCTCCAATGGTGTTGAAGGTAATATGGTATATGATTTCTTGGTTGTACCTCGTAATCAGGGTTCTTATAAGATTCCGCCTGTAGAATTTACCTACTACGATACATCTTCTAATTCATATAAAACCATCAAGACTCAGGCTTTTGATTTGACTGTGTCTAAAGGTGATGGTTCTACAGATAGTTCACAGGATTTCTCTGATCAGGCAAAGGATATTCGTGCTTTGAAATTAGGAAAGAGTAAGTTGCATGATTTGGATGATATGTTCTATGGCAGTTTTGGATATTGGACCAGTCTGCTTGTTCCGCTTATCACTTTTATTGTTTTGCTTGTTGTCTTCCGCAAACGAGCTTTGGAAAATGCAGATATCGTGAAGGTTCGTTCCAATAAGGCTAATAAGATTGCAACGAAGCGTCTGAAAAAGGCTCAGCAGTTAATGTCTCATGGTAAACAGAGTGAATTCTATGATGAAGTTTTGCGAGCTTTGTGGGGTTATGTAAGCTATAAGCTGAATATTCCTGTAGAGAAACTCTCTCGTGAGAATATCACGGAAAATTTAGAGATGCATTCTGTTAACATCTCAACGATTGATAAATTTACCCAGGCATTGGATGAGTGCGAGTTCGAGCGATATGCACCAGGTGATGCTGCTGGTAATATGAACAAGACTTTCAATTCTGCTATGACAGGAATTATGGAAATAGAAAACGCAATCAATGCTATGCGCAAGGAGCACAAGAACCGTGCAAAAGAGGACAGACAGTCCTATTCTTTCATATGGATTCTTGCATTCTTTCTCCTTACATCTGTGTCTGCTTCTGCAATAACCAAGCAGAATGCAGATGCTGAGTATC
This is a stretch of genomic DNA from Segatella hominis. It encodes these proteins:
- a CDS encoding VWA domain-containing protein; translation: MLRFEDPIFLWLLCILPVLIFIRLIGWRRRHAKLKKLGDPELLKQLMPGISKYRPTVKFCLMLSALALLIVMLARPQMGSKISHDKRQGIETIICLDISNSMLAEDVVPSRLDKSKMLVENLVDNFTNDKIGLIVFAGDAFVQLPITSDYVSAKMFLQNITPGLIQTQGTNIADAVDLASKSFTQQNNVGRAIVVITDGENHEPGATEAAAAAKKKGINVFILGIGNTKGAPIPMGDGGYLKDHSGNTVMTALNENMCKELAQAGSGQYIHVDNTSDAEKTLNDDLAKLQKGDTSSVIYSEYDEQFQAVGILVILLLIIEICILEVKNPLLRNVMFFGKAFSMGKAAKSSQLGKTSILLLLLLVNSALVFAQNDRTFIRQGNKLYRTQKWAQAETQYRKAISKNAKNTQALYNLGCALMMQQKDSMAMVQYQHAAQEETNVLRRSKSYHNMGVIMQNHREYAKAIECYKMALRCNPQDNETRYNLALCKKLLKNQPQKNNKDNKNNKNKNKNNKNKNKDQNNKDKNNEQDKNNKKNNDKDKNKQNQNEERNQDKMSKDNAEQLLNAAIQQEKATKQKMQKALSQPKSRSYEKNW
- a CDS encoding vWA domain-containing protein, producing MEFASKGYFLLLLLLIPYILWYFLYRRKNEPTMRMSDTKQYLYAPKSLRVRLIHLPMFLRCVSFVLIVCAMARPQTHNSWDNKTVEGINIMLAMDVSTSMLAEDLKPNRMEAAKDVAHEFISGRPNDNIGLTIFAGEAFTQCPMTTDHSSLLRLLQDTRTDIAARGLIQDGTAVGMGLANAVSRLKDSKSKSKVVILLTDGSNNMGDISPMTAAEIARSLGIRVYTIGVGTNKVAPYPVPVAGGIQYVNIPVEIDTKTLKDIAQTTDGNFYRATNNKELKQIYQDIDKLEKTKMNVKHFAKRYEAYQPFIIAAFLILLMEILLRITWLRKIP
- a CDS encoding BatD family protein; amino-acid sequence: MIKVKSFILAIALICSAFSASAQSVEQKLDSLQLLIGEQTTLHLTVTANRGQKIVMPSFKPSQQLIPGVEVVGQSEENTSEIDGNRIQVSRNYTLTSFDENVYAIPALNVKVNGKDFHGNPLALKVLTVPVDTVHPNQFYPPKDVQDNPFLWSEWSGIFWLSVLMLLLCGAMCYLLQRLKQNKPILKSFRIVKRVPAHEKALNEINAIKHQRSENQENLKEYYTRLTNTLREYINGRFGFNAMEMTSSEIIECLQSAGDQKMIDELRQLFRTADLVKFAKYETLINENDSNLVNAINFIDQTKTDEKPVEEKIVPTLSENDKKSQSQRKVIKLLLWAGSLAIVAILVYIVYTVVSLV
- a CDS encoding DUF58 domain-containing protein yields the protein MDTQDLLKKVRKIEIKTRGLSQNVFAGQYHSAFKGRGMAFAEVREYQFGDDVRDIDWNVTARFHRPFVKVFEEERELTVMLLVDVSGSLDFGTTCQMKRDLAAEIAATLAFSAIQNNDKIGVIFFSDRIEKYIPPKKGRKHILYIIREMLDFHPDSQRTDIGVALEYFTRVMKRHCTAFLISDFYDEKDYQHKLQIANQKHDVVAIQVYDLRAKTLPDIGLLKVRDAETGHEMYIDTSSKKMRLAHTRNWMYREEKLRDTFAKSKVDWTSIATNEDFSKALLMLFKQRG